One region of Pieris rapae chromosome Z, ilPieRapa1.1, whole genome shotgun sequence genomic DNA includes:
- the LOC110998152 gene encoding calcium-binding mitochondrial carrier protein SCaMC-2 isoform X1 encodes MPTTDTMVQCHPPLELEELPKEDEERLEKLFSKLDTDGNGKIDIHDLSVALKELAPHINRSYAEKFLATTGKDAGDVTLSEFIHYVREHEKNLRLQFSHLDKNKDGKVDLEELISAFADLGIAIGRNEATNLLKRRAVWPILKWMDQDGSLNISYDEWRDYLLLAPATDIHALISFWRHSTYLDIGEDMNVPDDFTQSELQTGKWWRHLLAGGIAGAFSRTCTAPLDRLKVFLQVNPTRENMVRCLARMINEGGISGLWRGNGINVIKIAPESAIKFAAYEQVKRLIKGEKKNQPLEIHERFIAGASAGAISQTVIYPLEVLKTRLALRKTGQYLGILDAARKIYAREGLKCFYKGYIPNILGIVPYAGIDLAVYETLKKKYISKYQANNSQPGILLLLACGSASCTLGQVCSYPLALVRTRLQAQERSAKGAEGTMSGVFRDIVQREGFRGLYRGITPNFIKVIPAVSISYVVYEYASRSLGVNMT; translated from the exons ATGCCGACTACAGACACCATGGTGCAGTGTCATCCGCCGTTGGAGTTGGAAGAATTGCCAAAAGAAGACGAAGAAAGATTagagaaattattttctaaattagaTACAGATGGAAATGGTAAAATCGATATTCACGATCTCTCCGTGGCCCTCAAGGAACTAGCTCCACACATAAACCGGAGTTACGCAGAg AAATTTTTGGCTACAACTGGAAAGGATGCTGGTGATGTCACCCTCTCggaatttattcattatgtaCGAGAACATGAAAAGAATCTGCGGCTGCAATTCTCACACCTTGACAAGAATAAAGATG GAAAAGTTGATCTGGAGGAACTTATATCTGCATTTGCTGATTTGGGCATCGCAATAGGACGTAATGAAGCGACGAATTTGTTAAAAAG AAGAGCAGTTTGGCCTATACTTAAGTG GATGGATCAAGATGGAAGCCTTAACATCAGTTATGATGAATGGCGAGACTACTTACTGCTGGCTCCAGCTACAGACATACATGCCCTCATCAGCTTTTGGAGACATTCAACT tatCTGGACATCGGGGAGGATATGAACGTGCCTGATGATTTTACACAAAGCGAATTGCAAACTGGAAAGTGGTGGCGACATTTACTGGCTGGTGGAATCGCTGGCGCCTTTAGTCGAACGTGCACTGCACCACTTGATAgacttaaagtatttttacag GTAAATCCAACAAGAGAAAACATGGTACGGTGTTTAGCTAGAATGATTAATGAAGGTGGTATTAGTGGTCTGTGGAGAGGCAAcggaataaatgtaataaaaattgccCCCGAGTCGGCTATAAAATTCGCAGCATATGAACAAGTGAAGCGACTGATAAAGGGCGAAAAAAAGAATCAGCCGTTAGAAATCCACGAGCGGTTTATAGCTGGGGCGTCGGCTGGGGCAATTAGCCAAACTGTGATCTACCCATTAGAGGTGCTAAAGACAAGATTAGCTTTAAGGAAAACCGGTCAATATCTAGGTATATTGGATGCGGCAAGGAAGATATATGCGAGAGAAGGACTGAAGTGTTTCTATAAAGGATACATTCCAAATATTTTGGGGATAGTGCCTTATGCTGGCATCGACCTCGCGGTCTATGAGACTCTAAAGAAGAAGTACATTAGTAAATATCAAGCGAACAATTCGCAGCCGGGAATATTACTTTTGCTGGCCTGCGGAAGTGCGTCTTGCACTTTGGGACAAGTGTGCTCCTACCCCTTGGCTCTTGTACGAACAAGGCTCCAAGCccaag AGAGGTCAGCAAAGGGCGCAGAGGGCACCATGAGCGGTGTGTTCCGTGATATAGTGCAGCGGGAAGGATTCCGGGGCCTTTACCGCGGTATAACGCCTAACTTCATAAAGGTGATTCCGGCCGTTTCCATTTCGTACGTGGTGTACGAATACGCCAGCCGCTCGCTCGGCGTCAACATGACGTGA
- the LOC110998152 gene encoding calcium-binding mitochondrial carrier protein SCaMC-2 isoform X2, translating to MPTTDTMVQCHPPLELEELPKEDEERLEKLFSKLDTDGNGKIDIHDLSVALKELAPHINRSYAEKFLATTGKDAGDVTLSEFIHYVREHEKNLRLQFSHLDKNKDGKVDLEELISAFADLGIAIGRNEATNLLKRMDQDGSLNISYDEWRDYLLLAPATDIHALISFWRHSTYLDIGEDMNVPDDFTQSELQTGKWWRHLLAGGIAGAFSRTCTAPLDRLKVFLQVNPTRENMVRCLARMINEGGISGLWRGNGINVIKIAPESAIKFAAYEQVKRLIKGEKKNQPLEIHERFIAGASAGAISQTVIYPLEVLKTRLALRKTGQYLGILDAARKIYAREGLKCFYKGYIPNILGIVPYAGIDLAVYETLKKKYISKYQANNSQPGILLLLACGSASCTLGQVCSYPLALVRTRLQAQERSAKGAEGTMSGVFRDIVQREGFRGLYRGITPNFIKVIPAVSISYVVYEYASRSLGVNMT from the exons ATGCCGACTACAGACACCATGGTGCAGTGTCATCCGCCGTTGGAGTTGGAAGAATTGCCAAAAGAAGACGAAGAAAGATTagagaaattattttctaaattagaTACAGATGGAAATGGTAAAATCGATATTCACGATCTCTCCGTGGCCCTCAAGGAACTAGCTCCACACATAAACCGGAGTTACGCAGAg AAATTTTTGGCTACAACTGGAAAGGATGCTGGTGATGTCACCCTCTCggaatttattcattatgtaCGAGAACATGAAAAGAATCTGCGGCTGCAATTCTCACACCTTGACAAGAATAAAGATG GAAAAGTTGATCTGGAGGAACTTATATCTGCATTTGCTGATTTGGGCATCGCAATAGGACGTAATGAAGCGACGAATTTGTTAAAAAG GATGGATCAAGATGGAAGCCTTAACATCAGTTATGATGAATGGCGAGACTACTTACTGCTGGCTCCAGCTACAGACATACATGCCCTCATCAGCTTTTGGAGACATTCAACT tatCTGGACATCGGGGAGGATATGAACGTGCCTGATGATTTTACACAAAGCGAATTGCAAACTGGAAAGTGGTGGCGACATTTACTGGCTGGTGGAATCGCTGGCGCCTTTAGTCGAACGTGCACTGCACCACTTGATAgacttaaagtatttttacag GTAAATCCAACAAGAGAAAACATGGTACGGTGTTTAGCTAGAATGATTAATGAAGGTGGTATTAGTGGTCTGTGGAGAGGCAAcggaataaatgtaataaaaattgccCCCGAGTCGGCTATAAAATTCGCAGCATATGAACAAGTGAAGCGACTGATAAAGGGCGAAAAAAAGAATCAGCCGTTAGAAATCCACGAGCGGTTTATAGCTGGGGCGTCGGCTGGGGCAATTAGCCAAACTGTGATCTACCCATTAGAGGTGCTAAAGACAAGATTAGCTTTAAGGAAAACCGGTCAATATCTAGGTATATTGGATGCGGCAAGGAAGATATATGCGAGAGAAGGACTGAAGTGTTTCTATAAAGGATACATTCCAAATATTTTGGGGATAGTGCCTTATGCTGGCATCGACCTCGCGGTCTATGAGACTCTAAAGAAGAAGTACATTAGTAAATATCAAGCGAACAATTCGCAGCCGGGAATATTACTTTTGCTGGCCTGCGGAAGTGCGTCTTGCACTTTGGGACAAGTGTGCTCCTACCCCTTGGCTCTTGTACGAACAAGGCTCCAAGCccaag AGAGGTCAGCAAAGGGCGCAGAGGGCACCATGAGCGGTGTGTTCCGTGATATAGTGCAGCGGGAAGGATTCCGGGGCCTTTACCGCGGTATAACGCCTAACTTCATAAAGGTGATTCCGGCCGTTTCCATTTCGTACGTGGTGTACGAATACGCCAGCCGCTCGCTCGGCGTCAACATGACGTGA
- the LOC110998152 gene encoding calcium-binding mitochondrial carrier protein SCaMC-2 isoform X4, protein MSLELEDVSWPTGDVFEDFLFVFRRCLAKYLDIGEDMNVPDDFTQSELQTGKWWRHLLAGGIAGAFSRTCTAPLDRLKVFLQVNPTRENMVRCLARMINEGGISGLWRGNGINVIKIAPESAIKFAAYEQVKRLIKGEKKNQPLEIHERFIAGASAGAISQTVIYPLEVLKTRLALRKTGQYLGILDAARKIYAREGLKCFYKGYIPNILGIVPYAGIDLAVYETLKKKYISKYQANNSQPGILLLLACGSASCTLGQVCSYPLALVRTRLQAQERSAKGAEGTMSGVFRDIVQREGFRGLYRGITPNFIKVIPAVSISYVVYEYASRSLGVNMT, encoded by the exons ATGTCTCTGGAATTGGAAGATGTGAGCTGGCCCACCGGTGACGTTTTTGAGGATTTCCTCTTTGTATTTCGACGATGTTTGGCAAAg tatCTGGACATCGGGGAGGATATGAACGTGCCTGATGATTTTACACAAAGCGAATTGCAAACTGGAAAGTGGTGGCGACATTTACTGGCTGGTGGAATCGCTGGCGCCTTTAGTCGAACGTGCACTGCACCACTTGATAgacttaaagtatttttacag GTAAATCCAACAAGAGAAAACATGGTACGGTGTTTAGCTAGAATGATTAATGAAGGTGGTATTAGTGGTCTGTGGAGAGGCAAcggaataaatgtaataaaaattgccCCCGAGTCGGCTATAAAATTCGCAGCATATGAACAAGTGAAGCGACTGATAAAGGGCGAAAAAAAGAATCAGCCGTTAGAAATCCACGAGCGGTTTATAGCTGGGGCGTCGGCTGGGGCAATTAGCCAAACTGTGATCTACCCATTAGAGGTGCTAAAGACAAGATTAGCTTTAAGGAAAACCGGTCAATATCTAGGTATATTGGATGCGGCAAGGAAGATATATGCGAGAGAAGGACTGAAGTGTTTCTATAAAGGATACATTCCAAATATTTTGGGGATAGTGCCTTATGCTGGCATCGACCTCGCGGTCTATGAGACTCTAAAGAAGAAGTACATTAGTAAATATCAAGCGAACAATTCGCAGCCGGGAATATTACTTTTGCTGGCCTGCGGAAGTGCGTCTTGCACTTTGGGACAAGTGTGCTCCTACCCCTTGGCTCTTGTACGAACAAGGCTCCAAGCccaag AGAGGTCAGCAAAGGGCGCAGAGGGCACCATGAGCGGTGTGTTCCGTGATATAGTGCAGCGGGAAGGATTCCGGGGCCTTTACCGCGGTATAACGCCTAACTTCATAAAGGTGATTCCGGCCGTTTCCATTTCGTACGTGGTGTACGAATACGCCAGCCGCTCGCTCGGCGTCAACATGACGTGA
- the LOC110998152 gene encoding calcium-binding mitochondrial carrier protein SCaMC-2 isoform X5, translating to MDLHVYGDFWEWIIKYLDIGEDMNVPDDFTQSELQTGKWWRHLLAGGIAGAFSRTCTAPLDRLKVFLQVNPTRENMVRCLARMINEGGISGLWRGNGINVIKIAPESAIKFAAYEQVKRLIKGEKKNQPLEIHERFIAGASAGAISQTVIYPLEVLKTRLALRKTGQYLGILDAARKIYAREGLKCFYKGYIPNILGIVPYAGIDLAVYETLKKKYISKYQANNSQPGILLLLACGSASCTLGQVCSYPLALVRTRLQAQERSAKGAEGTMSGVFRDIVQREGFRGLYRGITPNFIKVIPAVSISYVVYEYASRSLGVNMT from the exons atggaTTTGCATGTGTACGGTGATTTTTGGGAGTGGATAATAAAG tatCTGGACATCGGGGAGGATATGAACGTGCCTGATGATTTTACACAAAGCGAATTGCAAACTGGAAAGTGGTGGCGACATTTACTGGCTGGTGGAATCGCTGGCGCCTTTAGTCGAACGTGCACTGCACCACTTGATAgacttaaagtatttttacag GTAAATCCAACAAGAGAAAACATGGTACGGTGTTTAGCTAGAATGATTAATGAAGGTGGTATTAGTGGTCTGTGGAGAGGCAAcggaataaatgtaataaaaattgccCCCGAGTCGGCTATAAAATTCGCAGCATATGAACAAGTGAAGCGACTGATAAAGGGCGAAAAAAAGAATCAGCCGTTAGAAATCCACGAGCGGTTTATAGCTGGGGCGTCGGCTGGGGCAATTAGCCAAACTGTGATCTACCCATTAGAGGTGCTAAAGACAAGATTAGCTTTAAGGAAAACCGGTCAATATCTAGGTATATTGGATGCGGCAAGGAAGATATATGCGAGAGAAGGACTGAAGTGTTTCTATAAAGGATACATTCCAAATATTTTGGGGATAGTGCCTTATGCTGGCATCGACCTCGCGGTCTATGAGACTCTAAAGAAGAAGTACATTAGTAAATATCAAGCGAACAATTCGCAGCCGGGAATATTACTTTTGCTGGCCTGCGGAAGTGCGTCTTGCACTTTGGGACAAGTGTGCTCCTACCCCTTGGCTCTTGTACGAACAAGGCTCCAAGCccaag AGAGGTCAGCAAAGGGCGCAGAGGGCACCATGAGCGGTGTGTTCCGTGATATAGTGCAGCGGGAAGGATTCCGGGGCCTTTACCGCGGTATAACGCCTAACTTCATAAAGGTGATTCCGGCCGTTTCCATTTCGTACGTGGTGTACGAATACGCCAGCCGCTCGCTCGGCGTCAACATGACGTGA
- the LOC110998152 gene encoding calcium-binding mitochondrial carrier protein SCaMC-2 isoform X3 translates to MFLNTTSEHLTLNTNLWSYMIIKRRRKNQVCQEDVEESPELYLDIGEDMNVPDDFTQSELQTGKWWRHLLAGGIAGAFSRTCTAPLDRLKVFLQVNPTRENMVRCLARMINEGGISGLWRGNGINVIKIAPESAIKFAAYEQVKRLIKGEKKNQPLEIHERFIAGASAGAISQTVIYPLEVLKTRLALRKTGQYLGILDAARKIYAREGLKCFYKGYIPNILGIVPYAGIDLAVYETLKKKYISKYQANNSQPGILLLLACGSASCTLGQVCSYPLALVRTRLQAQERSAKGAEGTMSGVFRDIVQREGFRGLYRGITPNFIKVIPAVSISYVVYEYASRSLGVNMT, encoded by the exons atgtttttaaatactacg agTGAACACCTAACCCTGAACACAAATCTATGGTCTTACATGATAATTAAAAGGCGTAGGAAAAATCAAGTATGTCAAGAGGATGTAGAAGAGTCTCCAGAACTA tatCTGGACATCGGGGAGGATATGAACGTGCCTGATGATTTTACACAAAGCGAATTGCAAACTGGAAAGTGGTGGCGACATTTACTGGCTGGTGGAATCGCTGGCGCCTTTAGTCGAACGTGCACTGCACCACTTGATAgacttaaagtatttttacag GTAAATCCAACAAGAGAAAACATGGTACGGTGTTTAGCTAGAATGATTAATGAAGGTGGTATTAGTGGTCTGTGGAGAGGCAAcggaataaatgtaataaaaattgccCCCGAGTCGGCTATAAAATTCGCAGCATATGAACAAGTGAAGCGACTGATAAAGGGCGAAAAAAAGAATCAGCCGTTAGAAATCCACGAGCGGTTTATAGCTGGGGCGTCGGCTGGGGCAATTAGCCAAACTGTGATCTACCCATTAGAGGTGCTAAAGACAAGATTAGCTTTAAGGAAAACCGGTCAATATCTAGGTATATTGGATGCGGCAAGGAAGATATATGCGAGAGAAGGACTGAAGTGTTTCTATAAAGGATACATTCCAAATATTTTGGGGATAGTGCCTTATGCTGGCATCGACCTCGCGGTCTATGAGACTCTAAAGAAGAAGTACATTAGTAAATATCAAGCGAACAATTCGCAGCCGGGAATATTACTTTTGCTGGCCTGCGGAAGTGCGTCTTGCACTTTGGGACAAGTGTGCTCCTACCCCTTGGCTCTTGTACGAACAAGGCTCCAAGCccaag AGAGGTCAGCAAAGGGCGCAGAGGGCACCATGAGCGGTGTGTTCCGTGATATAGTGCAGCGGGAAGGATTCCGGGGCCTTTACCGCGGTATAACGCCTAACTTCATAAAGGTGATTCCGGCCGTTTCCATTTCGTACGTGGTGTACGAATACGCCAGCCGCTCGCTCGGCGTCAACATGACGTGA
- the LOC110998140 gene encoding protein tailless, with amino-acid sequence MHAIPSTSSRILYDVPCVVCKDHSSGKHYGVFACDGCAGFFKRSVRRDRQYACKARSPGACLVDKAHRNQCRACRLTKCLNAGMNKDAVQHERGPRNSTIRRQMALFFREPAPDVGLPTPPALDLVLTKQQPRTDVLLPPLPPPAPMRPIPALSLYHNPYSSIYGGINSWSQHPPPVMLSMPSPPLLTLPTSSPEAISDAAAKIVFLNVNWIRYVPGFESLSITDKIILLEESWKELFVLGLAQLMQPVNLRSLLIQDLQKIDTHLVDEFQLILSDLYKINADNNEFSCLRAISLFNYSHLATQTTRNFEDLGAISSLSSFYQLSLQQYELRINPLDIGRVTKLTQILRDIKVLDSAIIEEIFLRPMIGNSSVEKLILDIYTRKP; translated from the exons GTAGAATATTGTATGATGTTCCGTGCGTAGTTTGTAAGGACCATTCTTCAGGCAAGCATTACGGAGTTTTTGCTTGTGATGGTTGCGCTGGCTTCTTCAAGCGTTCAGTTCGACGTGACCGCCAATACGCCTGCAAAGCCCGTTCACCTGGCGCCTGTCTAGTCGACAAAGCACATAGAAATCAATGCCGCGCTTGCCGACTAACAAAGTGTCTCAACGCTGGCATGAATAAAgatg CTGTCCAACATGAACGAGGACCTCGTAATTCTACAATACGACGGCAAATGGCACTTTTCTTTCGAGAACCTGCCCCTGATGTAGGTTTACCAACGCCGCCAGCTTTAGATTTAGTCTTGACTAAACAACAACCGAGAACTGATGTTCTGCTCCCACCGTTGCCCCCACCAGCACCAATGCGCCCAATCCCTGCATTGTCATTATACCATAATCCCTATAGCTCCATCTATGGTGGAATTAATTCTTGGTCACAACATCCACCTCCGGTTATGCTGTCGATGCCATCACCTCCTCTTTTAACACTACCTACATCATCTCCAGAAGCTATAAGTGACGCCGCAGCAAAGATTGTCTTCCTTAATGTTAATTGGATCAGATATGTGCCGGGTTTCGAGAGCTTATCTATAACAGACAAGATAATATTACTTGAAGAGTCGTGGAAAGAATTATTCGTCTTGGGTCTGGCACAGTTAATGCAACCAGTTAACTTGAGATCACTGCTAATACAGGACTTACAAAAGATTGATACACATCTTGTCGATGAGTTCCAGTTAATCCTTAgtgatttgtataaaattaatgctGATAATAATGAGTTCTCTTGTTTGCGGGcgatatctttatttaactatagcCACCTCGCTACTCAAACAACAAGGAACTTTGAGGATTTAGGAGCCATTTCTTCACTCTCTAGTTTCTACCAACTTTCTCTGCAGCAG TATGAACTGCGCATAAACCCATTAGATATTGGCCGAGTTACGAAATTAACACAAATACTGAGAGACATAAAAGTGTTGGATAGTGCTATCATAGAAGAGATCTTTTTGCGGCCAATGATTGGAAATAGTTCTGTGGAAAAATTAATCttagatatatatacaagaaaacCATAA